The following nucleotide sequence is from Juglans microcarpa x Juglans regia isolate MS1-56 chromosome 6D, Jm3101_v1.0, whole genome shotgun sequence.
AGAGCAGAGGAAGCACTAAGACGAGTGGAAACAAATAGTGTTGAAATGGCCATGGAATGGCTGTTTAGTCATGCTGAGGATCCTGTACAGGAGGATGATGAACTAGCTCGAGCACTTGCACTGTCCCTGGGAAGTTCATCAGAAACGTCTAAAGTTGATAATGTTGACAAGTCAATAGACGTACTGAAGGAAAATGGGCACATGAAGGCACCCCCTGTTGATGATATTCTTGTGGCATCAGTGAAACTATTTCAGAGCAGTGATACATTGGCGTTTCCATTAACAGATTTGTTGGTTACGCTTTGCAATCGGAACAAAGGAGAAGATCGTCCAAGAGTGGCATCTTATCTTATTCAGCAGCTGAAGCTTTGCCCTTTGGATTTTTCAAAGGATACTGGTGCACTGAGCATGTTATCACATATTATAACATTACTTCTGTTTGAGGATGGAAATACACGAGGAATTGCTGCAGAGAGTGGTATTGTACCTGCCACAGTAgatattttgattaattttaagGCTAGAAATGAGTCAGGAAACGAGCTTCTGGTCCCAAGGTGTATTAGTGCTTTACTGCTTATCTTGGATAACATGCTGCAGTCCTGTCCCAAAATTTGTTCTGAAAGTATGGAAGGAACTCCAGCAGGGTCTCTGCTGGATTCGTCTGGAGATCTTGCTTCCTTTTCAGTTCCTACATCAGTTCAAGAGAAAAAACCAGCTTCAAATGCCCCTGTGAAAGACTCTGGTATggcatttgaaaaaatattggggAAGGCGACTGGATATTTGACTGCTGAAGAGAGTCATAAGGTGCTGCTAGTTGTTTGTGACTTGATAAAACAGCATGTCCCAGCTGTGATCATGCAGGCTGTTCTACAATTATGTGCTCGGTTGACAAAAACACACTCACTAGCTTTGCAGTTCCTTGAAAATGGAGGTTTGGCTGCTCTTTTTAGTCTTCCAAGAAGTTGTTTTTTCCCTGGATATGACACTGTTGCATCTGCTATTGTGAGACATCTCCTTGAAGATCCTCAAACACTGCAAACAGCTATGGAATTAGAGATTCGACAAACTTTGACTGGAAACGGGCATGCTGGGCGTGTGTCTGTGCGGACTTTTTTGACATCAATGGCACCTGTTATCTCCAGGGATCCTGTGGTTTTCATGAAAGCCAGCGGTGCTGTTTGCCAGTTGGAGACATCTGGAGGTAGGACCTTTGTTGTGTTATCtaaggaaaaagagaaggaaaaggacAAATCAAAGACATCTTTTGTTGAAGCTGGATTATCTTCAAATGAATGTGTCCggatttctgaaaataaaattcatgatGGATCAGGAAAATGCTCTAAGGGCCACAAAAAGATCCCTGCCAATCTCACTCAAGTAATGGATCAACTTCTTGATATAGTCTTAAAATACCCTTCAGCAAAAAGCCATGAAGGTAATGTGAATAACTTATCTTCTATGGAGGTTGATGAACCTGCTACAAAGGTAAAGGGTAAATCGAAGGTTGATGAGACAATGAAATTAGAGTCCGATTCTGAAAGATCTGCAGGACTTGCTAAAGTGACTTTTGTCCTCAAGTTATTAAGTGACATTCTTCTGATGTATGTACATGCAGTTGGAGTTATACTTAAGCGGGATCTGGAATTGTGTCAACTCCGGGGATCTAATCCTCTGGATAGTCCTGGAAATGAGGGGGGAgtaattcatcatattttacatCGGTTACTTCCACTTTCTATTGATAAATCTGCAGGACCTGATGAATGGAGAGGCAAGTTGTCTGAAAAAGCTTCATGGTTTATGGTTGTTCTGTGTGGTCGATCTGGTGAAGGTCGTAGGCGAGTAATTGGTGAACTTGTGAAATCCTTATTCTCATTTTCAAACTTAGAGAGCAATTCTACCAAGAGCATTTTATTGCCAGATAAGAAGGTCTGTGCTTTTGTTGATTTGGTGTATTCTATTTTGTCAAAAAACTCAACATCCAGTAACTTGCCTAGCAGTTCTGGATGTTCACCTGACATAGCAAAAAACATGATAGATGGAGGAATGGTTCAATGCTTGACTAGCATTCTTCAAGTGATTGATTTGGACCATCCTGATGCTCCTAAAATTGTGAATCTTATACTTAAGGCCTTGGAATGTTTAACGAGGGCTGCTAATGCTAGTgaacaaatttttaaatctgaTGGTACGAACAAGAAAAAACCCATGGGTTTAAGTGGAAGACCTGATGATCAGTCAACTGCACCATCAGCTGCTCATACTGTGGAGCATAATCAAAATACAAACAGACAAGAGGAAGCCAGAGTTGCAGAGGAGAATGAACAACAGAATCAAGGAGCTTCTCAAAATGAAGGTAACCGTGATGCAAATCCTAATGAGTCTGTAGAGCAAGATATGAGAATAGAAGTGGAGGATACAACGGTTACCAATCCACCTGTGGAGCTCGGGATGGATTTTATGCGTGAAGAGATGGAAGAGGGTGGTGTTTTGCACAACACTGAccaaattgatataaattttcGTGTTGAGAACAGAGCTGATGAAGATATGGGTGATGAGGACGATGACGtgggtgatgatgatgaggatgatgaggttgaggatgaggatgaggatatAGCAGAAGATGGTGGGGGCATGATGTCTCTTGCTGATACGGATGTGGAAGACCATGATGATGCGGGCTTGGGAGATGactataatgatgagatgattgatgaagaggatgatgattTTCATGAGAATCGCGTCATCGAGGTAAGATGGAGGGAAGCCCTTGATGGGTTAGATCATTTGCAGGTACTTGGGCAACCTGGATCTGCAGGTGGTCTAATGGATGTTGCAGCTGAACCTTTCGAAGGAGTTAATGTGGATGACCTTTTTGGTCTTCGGAGGCCTTTAGGATTTGAGCGCCGCCGTCAGACAGGTGGTAGGTCTTCCTTTGAGCGATCTGTTGCCGAAGTGAATGGTTTTCAGCATCCCCTTCTTTTAAGACCATCCCAGTCAGGGGACCTGGTTTCAATGTGGTCATCAGGTGGGAATTCGTCCAGAGATGTGGAAGCTGTGTCATCTGGGAGTTTTGACATAGCTCATTTCTACATGTTTGATGCTCCTGTTCTTCCATTTGATAATGTTCCAAGCAGTCTCTTTGGTGACCGTTTGGGTGGGGCAGCGCCCCCACCTTTGACTGATTATTCTGTAGGCATGGACTCCTTGCAGTTACCAGGACGAAGAGGCCCTGGTGATGGTCGGTGGACTGATGATGGCCAGCCACAAGCTGGTGCTCAAGCTGCTGCTATTGCACAGGCAGTAGAGGAACATTTCATTTCTCAATTGCGCAGTGTAGCTCCTCCCAACGGTACTGATGAAAGGCAGTCCCAAAATTCTGAAGTGCAGGAGAAGCAACCAGATGCCCCTCCATCCAATAATGATCCAGTAGCAGTGGAGGGTGCTAACACTAACAGTCAACAAAGCGAAGGGCAGCATCAAGAAAATGGTGATGAAACCACGCTTAACCCCGTGGTTGAGAGTGTAACCTGTGGAGAGCAAGTTAATCCAGAATCCATTCATGCAGTTGAATGTTTACAGGCACTTGAGCCTATGCTGATCCAACCATTTTCACTTAACACCACACCAAATGGGCATGACAACATGGAAATTGGGGAAGGAAATGGCAGTGCTGATGAGCAGGTAGGGACAATGCCAGAGTTTGTCAACTCATCAACCGACTTTCATGATGATTCACAATGTGATGGGGGTTCTGAAGCTCCTGCGAGTCTCCATAATGTGCTACTTCAGGCCACTGATTGTGATGGATCTTCAAGAACTGATGAACAGGCCAGTAATCATGGTTTGGCAGTTTCTAGTTTGCCAATGCCTAATTCTGAAGATTTTCATGCATCTCCCGTCCTCGCAAGTATCGATGTCGATATGAATAATATTGATGCTGGAGGAAATCAATCTGAGCAACCTGTGCTTGATGTTACAGATGAGCCTTCGTCAAGACAAAATACCCTGGTTGCTCTTGACTCTAGTCTGGCTGAGCAGACTAGTATGAATAGTGAGGTGCCTGGTGCTAATGCTATTGATCCCACCTTCTTGGACGCACTTCCTGAAGATCTGCGGGCAGAAGTACTAGCTTCCCAGCAAGCTCAGCCTATTCAGCCTCCGACTTATGCACCGCCTTCTGCCGAAGATATTGATCCTGAGTTTTTAGCTGCTCTTCCTCCTGATATTCAAGCAGAAGTTTTGGCCCAGCAAAGAGCTCAGAGGGTGTCACAGCAGGCTGAAGGACAACCAGTTGACATGGATAATGCTTCAATCATTGCCACTTTTCCTGCTGATTTGCGTGAAGAGGTTTGCATCTTCAACTTTACTTCTTGTTACATATTGAGTAACAATAACTGTTtgtatttcttattcatttgtTACAATCCTTTGTTTTTTGCTTCTGTTTCAGGTACTTCTGACTTCATCAGAAGCAGTTCTGTCTGCTTTGCCCTCTCCATTACTCGTTGAAGCCCAAATGTTGAGGGACCGAGTTATGAGTCATTATCAAGCTCGCAGCCTTTTTGGAAGCAGCCACAGGCTAAATAATCGGAGGAATGGGTTGGGTTTTGACAGACAGACTGTGATGGACAGGGGTGTTGGAATTACACTAGGCCGGAGGACTGCTTCCACCATTGCAGATGGATTGAAGGTGAAGGAAATTGAAGGTGAGCCACTTCTGGATGTAAATGCATTGAAAGCTCTTGTCCGACTCCTACGATTAGCTCAGGTAATACCATGTTCTATCTGAGCTCTTtagttggaaaatgatttgtgttttttctttactAGATTACCTGCAAAAGTCTGTATGTAATAGACAAAGTCTGATAggtgaaaataaatattaggtCATATATATGAAGGAATCGTAGTCAGCATCTCTTTGAAGGTAGTTTCAAATAATGAACAAAATATTATGTTGATCTGTTGAAGGAATTACGATTTTTTCTGTGATAAAGTTATAATCTGAACTGATCTGGACTTCATGAATAAACTCTTGTCATGGACAACTGCAAGGCAAGATTTCATAGGGAAAGAGGGCAAAATTGCTCTAGAATTTAGAATGTATACATTCCCAAGAATCAAATAGAGTATATTTGGATATCTGGAAAAACATTCTGACTAATTATGGTTTTTGAACTTGCTTGgcaatgagataatttgtgtgACCTTTGTATTGTATTCTGATGACTGTTTAATTGTTTTATCTCATGTGTCTAGCCCCTTGGCAAAGGTCTCTTGCAGAGACTCTTGTTAAACCTTTGTGCACATAGTGTTACAAGAGCAATACTAGTTCGTCTTTTGCTTGATATGATCAAGCCTGAGGCTGAAGGCTCAGTCAGTGGATTGGCAACAATAAACTCCCAGAGGCTATATGGCTGTCAGTCAAATGTTGTGTATGGTCGATCCCAGTTGTTGGATGGTAAGACTTTCATCTGATATTACTATAACTATATGCTTAATTTTGTGTTTGTATAtcgattttttatttccttatttatttattgtttgacaAGTGCATAtcgatttttttattgttaatgcTACCATAAATTTGCTCCTTTACAGGTCTTCCTCCACTGGTCTTGCGTCgaacttttgagattttcaCATACTTGGCTACTAATCATTCTGCTGTTGCCAATATGTTATTCTACTTTGATCCTTCACTTGTTCCAGAGCATCTGAGTCCAATATGTACAGAAGCCAAGAAGGATAAAGGCAAGGAGAAAATTGTGGAAGGACTTTCATCAATGCCTTTGTGGAGCTCTCTGGATGGGGATACTCCGTTGATACTGTTCTTGAAGCTTTTGAATCGACCACTTTTTCTGCGCAGCACTGCTCACCTCGAGCAGGTATATCTGATATCTGGATCTGATATCTGGATCAAGTGATTTCAAAATAGTTTTGGGCCACAATCTTGCgctttctaattatatattatatacattatcTTGATCCATgcttttttatgattaaatgtAATAACCGAGGGTCCATCTTGATTTAAAGtttacattttgttttgtttatttttatttttctaaatgctTCAGGTCATGGGCCTTCTTCAAACAGTTGTTTACACTGCAGCATCAAAATTAGAGTACCAGCCGCAATCTGAAGCGGCAACAGCAAATCCCCAAGATTTGCCAGGCAATGAAGCTTCTGTTGATGCCCAAAAAGATCCTCCTTTATCAGAACCAGAGTCTAAGCAAGAGGATAAACATGCTGGTGCCGAGTCAACGGCTTCAGATGGAAAGAGGAGCATtgatatgtataatatttttttgcgATTGCCCCAATCAGAACTCCGAAATCTGTGCAATCTTCTTGGTCGTGAGGGGTACTATTAATGCTCTTACTTTTATTACTGAATAGTTTAGATGTTCTGTTACTATACTACTACTATCTTGTAGCATGTATAACCCTCTTTAAATACGGTCatgcaaataaaaatatggTCAAGTATGCAAAAGAACGGAACAACCCAAGCACATCCTAGAATCTATGCAGATGGACCAAGGCTTATACTTGCTCTAGGGCTTTTATTACTGAGATGGTTCCAACTATTTGGACCTACCATTTATTGCATATCAATCTTATTTATGTCCTTTCTGCGGTGTTCTCTCCTTTTTTAACTGCCTTTCATATTTTGATTCAGATGAGTGAGTATCTAAGCTGTCCATTTCTTGTTAGGCTTTCAGATAAAGTGTATGTGCTTGCTGGTGAGGTGTTGAAGAAGTTGGCCTCAGTTGTTGCACCGCATCGAAAGTTATTTACTTCAGAGCTTTCTGAATCAGCCCATGGATTGAGCAGTTCTGCCGTCAATGAGCTTGTCACTCTGCGGAAAACACACATGCTGGGTTTGAGTGCTGGTTCCATGGCTGGTGCAGCAATCCTACGTGTGCTACAAGCACTCAGCTTACTCACTTCATCTAGCGTTAATGAGAGTACAGGATTTGAGAATGAAGGAGAGCAGGAGGAGCAGGCTATTATGAAAAGGCTGAATGTTGCACTTGAGCCCTTGTGGCAAGAGTTGAGTGATTGCATAAGTGTGACTGAGACACAGTTGGGTCAAAGCTCCTTCTCTCAGACTATGTCAAATATAAATGTTGGGGAGCATGTCCAAGGCACGACTTCTTCATCTCCCCTTCCTCCTGGAACCCAGAGACTGTTGCCCTTCATTGAGGCATTCTTTGTTTTGTGCGAAAAACTACAAGCAAACCAGTCCATCACACATCAAGATCATGCCAATACAACTGCAAGGGAAGTCAACGAATCTGCCAGGAGTTCTGCCTTTTTAATCACAAAGTGCGGTGTGGATTCTCAGAAGAAGTTTGATGGTGGAGTTACATTTACAAGGTTTGCTGAGAAGCATCGCCGGCTATTGAATGCTTTTATTCGACAGAACCCAGGTTTATTAGAGAAATCTCTTTCTATGCTGCTGAAGGCACCAAGGCTAATCGATTTTGACAATAAGCGAGCTTATTTCCGTTCAAAAATCCGGCAGCAGCCTGAACAACACCTTTCTGGCCCATTGAGGATAAGTGTTCGGAGGGCTTATGTTTTGGAGGACTCATACAATCAGTTGCGGATGCGTCCCAAACTGGACCTAAAGGGACGATTGAATGTGCAGTTTCAGGGTGAAGAGGGTATTGATGCTGGAGGTCTGACTAGAGAATGGTATCAATTACTGTCAAGGGTTATATTTGACAAGGGGGCATTGCTTTTCACTACTGTGGGAAACAATGCAACGTTCCAGCCAAACCCCAATTCTGTCTACCAGACAGAACATCTTTCTTACTTCAAGTTTGTGGGCCGAGTGGTAATGTGTTTGAGACACCTGTTCTGAGGCtggttttatgttttaaattttcataaatgttTTGCAATGTAGTCTTGGAAGgtttttttgtttacatttttctttcaacATTTGTGCAGGTTGCAAAGGCACTGTTTGACGGGCAACTTTTGGATGTTTATTTTACTCGATCATTCTATAAGCACATTCTTGATGCCAAGGTGACTTACCATGATATAGAGGCAGTTGATCCTGATTACTACAAGAATTTGAAGTGGATGTTAGAGGTCAGTGTGTTCATATACTGACAATTCAGTGTGTTTTCCTcgttattgttgttattttgaACCCTTGTGGTTCTGCTGATGTTTTGCTATGGCTTGTTCTGCATGAAATGttgatttttgtattaattccTTCATTTTACATGTTTCAGAATGATGTGAATGACATTCTTGACCTGACATTTAGCATGGATGCGGATGAGGAAAAGCATATCCTATATGGGAAAAATGAGGTATGTAAATTAAGTTATTATCTCTAGCTTAAATTGTAAGGAATTTGACTATTCTTGAAGCTTCTTTGCTGTTGTAGAAATCTTCAGAGCTTTCAATCTAATTTTCTTAAGACATCAAAGTTCGTATCAAGTTATCTAATATGAAGATATTttgtggttttgtttgtttgttcttttgaaAAGGTTACTGATTACGAGCTTAAACCTGGAGGAAGAAACATAAGGGTTACAGAAGAGACAAAGCACGAGTATGTTGACCTTGTTGCTGGACATATCTTGACAAATGCCATCCGTCCTCAAATTAATTCCTTTTTAGATGGCTTCAATGAATTGGTACCTCGAGaacttatttctatttttaatgataaggaGCTCGAGCTACTTATAAGTGGACTTCCAGAGATTGATTGTGAGTTGGTTTTCCTATGCAATTAATTATTCAATAGTTACAGTGTGTTTCTTCTTTACTCAAAAGTATCTGGTCGGTGTCATTGCTTTTGCAGTGGATGATTTGAAGGCCAACACAGAGTACACTGGCTATACAGCAGCATCTATTGTTATTCAATGGTTTTGGGAGGTTGTTCAGGCTTTTAACAAGGAAGACATGGCAAGACTGCTGCAATTCGTCACTGGAACATCGAAGGTAATTCGGTGCACTATAGATGAGATGGTAGTTTGAAGTGCAACGTGTGGATTTGTTTTTAGTACTTGTGAATTGTTCGTTTGACTTTAAGCAACTGTATATTTACCATTATTCAGGTCCCTTTGGAGGGTTTTAAGGCTTTACAAGGCATCTCTGGCCCTCAAAGGTTTCAGATTCACAAGGCATATGGAGCTCCCGATCGGCTGCCCTCAGCTCATACATGGTCTGTGAAAAGATATATATACCATCTTTTGTAGCCAGTTCAGTGCTTGGAGTCGCAGTATATGCATTTAAGGCTTGCTCTAACTAATTCATTTTTCCCCATTTTGTGCTGCAGCTTTAATCAACTTGATCTTCCCGAGTATACCTCCAAGGAACAGCTTCAAGAACGCCTGCTACTTGCTATCCATGAAGCCAATGAAGGGTTTGGCTTTGGCTGACCTGTGTTGGTACGATGGACCCGGCAGCGCTAGCAATCTGCATTCAAAGTTCCCATGTACATGTCAGTTGGACTTTTTTCCCccaagtttattttaaaaaattcgtATTGATCATCTCCTGCACTGCTCCTTACTATTTATTTGATCTTTTTGCCATGACCATGGTGCGTTTGGTTGTAAGACTCGGCTGagctcagtctaattttaagccgaatctaacatccaaacacccaactctcaaattactaaactcatctcaactcaaaaccttcttacacgtgggacccacaacattttttaacttaacacatctttatacgtaggacccacaacctttttcaacttctcataaaaaattattaaacttatcttaacctgaactcagctcaacatccaaatgcagcacACACAAGATTCTTACAGGTCCCTCAGCCCTTTGGACATTGGACATTGAGGCcttaaagaaatttttatttgaatatgtttTGGGCTTGATTGAATCTAGAAAACAATGAGTTGGGAATGGATAGTTATCAGAGGGAAAGGAGGTTTGTTATCAAGTTCTGTATAACACCCAAGTGGATCAAAATGTTGGGTGTAGTTACGTGGGTCTCTTGTACG
It contains:
- the LOC121234491 gene encoding E3 ubiquitin-protein ligase UPL1-like isoform X1, encoding MKLKRRRALEVPPRIRSFIDSVTAVPLEDIEERLKGFIWEFDKGDFHHWVDLFNHFDSFFEKHIKSRKDLQVEDDFLDSDPPFPKDAVVQILRVIRIILENCTNKHFYSSYEQHLCLLLASTDPDVVEACLQTLAAFLKKTIGKYSIRDASMSSKLFALAQGWGGKEEGLGLIATAVQDGCDPIASELGCTMHFEFYASSEFSCELPAAEHSMQGLQIIHLPDINSRLETDLELLSNLVAEYKVPTSLRFSLLTRLRFARAFGSLASRQQYTCIRLYAFIVLVQASGDADDLVSFFNTEPEFVNELVSLLSYEDAVPEKIRILCLLSLVALCQDRSRQPSVLTVVTSGGHRGILSSLMQKAIDSVISDASKWSVVFAEALLSLVTVLVSSSSGCSAMREAGFIPTLLPLLKDKNPQHLHLVSTAVHILEAFMDYSNPAAALFRDLGGLDDTISRLKVEVSRIENGSKQPGESSDCGGRSKQVVAGASNELDDMQPLYSEALVSYHRRLLTKALLRAISLGTYAPGNTTRIYSSEESLPCCLRIIFQRAKDFGGGVFSLAATVMSDLIHKDPTCFPVLDAAGLPSAFLDAIMDGVLCSSDAITCIPQCLDALCLNNNGLQSVKDHNALRCFVKIFTSRMYLRALTSDTSVSLSSGLDELMRHASSLRGPGVDMLIEILNAILRIGSGADASHLSTDPSCSSTPVPMETDGEERNLVLSDDREASKIDNSDQTTEPSADSSIVNIESFLSDCVSNVARLLETILQNADTCRIFVEKKGIEAVLQLFTLPLMPLAVSVGQNISVAFKNFSPQHSASLAREVCSFLREHLKSTNEFLASVGGTQLAVVESALQNKVLRYLCSLEGILSLSNFLLKGTTSVVSELGTADADVLRDLGSAYREIIWQISLCNDSKVDEKKNADQVPESSEAAPCNAIGRESDDDLNIPVVRYMNPVSLRNGSQSLWAGDRDFLSVVRSGEGLHRRSRHGLTRIRGRTGRHLEALNIDSEVPSNVPETSSQDLKKKSPDVLVLEILNKLASTLRSFFTALVKGFTSPNRRRADSGSLSSASKALGTGLAKVFFEALSFSGNSTSVGLDMSLSVKCRYLGKVVDDMASITFDSRRRTCYTAMVNNFYVHGTFKELLTTFEATSQLLWTMPHSIPTSGIENEKVGEVSKLSHSAWLLDTLQSYCRVLEYFVNSSLLLPPNSASQAQLLVQPVAVGLSIGLFPVPRDPEVFVRMLQSQVLDVILPIWNHPRFPGCSLGFIASILSLVTHVYSGVGDVKRNRSGIAGTASQRFMPPPPDEATIATIVEMGFTRARAEEALRRVETNSVEMAMEWLFSHAEDPVQEDDELARALALSLGSSSETSKVDNVDKSIDVLKENGHMKAPPVDDILVASVKLFQSSDTLAFPLTDLLVTLCNRNKGEDRPRVASYLIQQLKLCPLDFSKDTGALSMLSHIITLLLFEDGNTRGIAAESGIVPATVDILINFKARNESGNELLVPRCISALLLILDNMLQSCPKICSESMEGTPAGSLLDSSGDLASFSVPTSVQEKKPASNAPVKDSGMAFEKILGKATGYLTAEESHKVLLVVCDLIKQHVPAVIMQAVLQLCARLTKTHSLALQFLENGGLAALFSLPRSCFFPGYDTVASAIVRHLLEDPQTLQTAMELEIRQTLTGNGHAGRVSVRTFLTSMAPVISRDPVVFMKASGAVCQLETSGGRTFVVLSKEKEKEKDKSKTSFVEAGLSSNECVRISENKIHDGSGKCSKGHKKIPANLTQVMDQLLDIVLKYPSAKSHEGNVNNLSSMEVDEPATKVKGKSKVDETMKLESDSERSAGLAKVTFVLKLLSDILLMYVHAVGVILKRDLELCQLRGSNPLDSPGNEGGVIHHILHRLLPLSIDKSAGPDEWRGKLSEKASWFMVVLCGRSGEGRRRVIGELVKSLFSFSNLESNSTKSILLPDKKVCAFVDLVYSILSKNSTSSNLPSSSGCSPDIAKNMIDGGMVQCLTSILQVIDLDHPDAPKIVNLILKALECLTRAANASEQIFKSDGTNKKKPMGLSGRPDDQSTAPSAAHTVEHNQNTNRQEEARVAEENEQQNQGASQNEGNRDANPNESVEQDMRIEVEDTTVTNPPVELGMDFMREEMEEGGVLHNTDQIDINFRVENRADEDMGDEDDDVGDDDEDDEVEDEDEDIAEDGGGMMSLADTDVEDHDDAGLGDDYNDEMIDEEDDDFHENRVIEVRWREALDGLDHLQVLGQPGSAGGLMDVAAEPFEGVNVDDLFGLRRPLGFERRRQTGGRSSFERSVAEVNGFQHPLLLRPSQSGDLVSMWSSGGNSSRDVEAVSSGSFDIAHFYMFDAPVLPFDNVPSSLFGDRLGGAAPPPLTDYSVGMDSLQLPGRRGPGDGRWTDDGQPQAGAQAAAIAQAVEEHFISQLRSVAPPNGTDERQSQNSEVQEKQPDAPPSNNDPVAVEGANTNSQQSEGQHQENGDETTLNPVVESVTCGEQVNPESIHAVECLQALEPMLIQPFSLNTTPNGHDNMEIGEGNGSADEQVGTMPEFVNSSTDFHDDSQCDGGSEAPASLHNVLLQATDCDGSSRTDEQASNHGLAVSSLPMPNSEDFHASPVLASIDVDMNNIDAGGNQSEQPVLDVTDEPSSRQNTLVALDSSLAEQTSMNSEVPGANAIDPTFLDALPEDLRAEVLASQQAQPIQPPTYAPPSAEDIDPEFLAALPPDIQAEVLAQQRAQRVSQQAEGQPVDMDNASIIATFPADLREEVLLTSSEAVLSALPSPLLVEAQMLRDRVMSHYQARSLFGSSHRLNNRRNGLGFDRQTVMDRGVGITLGRRTASTIADGLKVKEIEGEPLLDVNALKALVRLLRLAQPLGKGLLQRLLLNLCAHSVTRAILVRLLLDMIKPEAEGSVSGLATINSQRLYGCQSNVVYGRSQLLDGLPPLVLRRTFEIFTYLATNHSAVANMLFYFDPSLVPEHLSPICTEAKKDKGKEKIVEGLSSMPLWSSLDGDTPLILFLKLLNRPLFLRSTAHLEQVMGLLQTVVYTAASKLEYQPQSEAATANPQDLPGNEASVDAQKDPPLSEPESKQEDKHAGAESTASDGKRSIDMYNIFLRLPQSELRNLCNLLGREGLSDKVYVLAGEVLKKLASVVAPHRKLFTSELSESAHGLSSSAVNELVTLRKTHMLGLSAGSMAGAAILRVLQALSLLTSSSVNESTGFENEGEQEEQAIMKRLNVALEPLWQELSDCISVTETQLGQSSFSQTMSNINVGEHVQGTTSSSPLPPGTQRLLPFIEAFFVLCEKLQANQSITHQDHANTTAREVNESARSSAFLITKCGVDSQKKFDGGVTFTRFAEKHRRLLNAFIRQNPGLLEKSLSMLLKAPRLIDFDNKRAYFRSKIRQQPEQHLSGPLRISVRRAYVLEDSYNQLRMRPKLDLKGRLNVQFQGEEGIDAGGLTREWYQLLSRVIFDKGALLFTTVGNNATFQPNPNSVYQTEHLSYFKFVGRVVAKALFDGQLLDVYFTRSFYKHILDAKVTYHDIEAVDPDYYKNLKWMLENDVNDILDLTFSMDADEEKHILYGKNEVTDYELKPGGRNIRVTEETKHEYVDLVAGHILTNAIRPQINSFLDGFNELVPRELISIFNDKELELLISGLPEIDLDDLKANTEYTGYTAASIVIQWFWEVVQAFNKEDMARLLQFVTGTSKVPLEGFKALQGISGPQRFQIHKAYGAPDRLPSAHTCFNQLDLPEYTSKEQLQERLLLAIHEANEGFGFG